From Micromonospora rhizosphaerae, the proteins below share one genomic window:
- a CDS encoding MarR family winged helix-turn-helix transcriptional regulator, which yields MDQNVFDDPRITAVGLLVEAHAGLSARFAAELDEHGLSPVEFEVLMRLARSPGNQLRMTDLAAQTSLSTSGVTRVVDRMERDGLLCRSACPSDRRSSYAVVTRAGMERLEETLPGHLRIIEQWFTGQLEPAALEALLDGLRRVRDAVHPGATAGSAPTEEPASANC from the coding sequence GTGGACCAGAACGTGTTCGACGATCCCCGGATCACCGCCGTCGGCCTCCTCGTCGAGGCGCACGCCGGGCTGTCGGCCCGGTTCGCCGCCGAGCTCGACGAGCACGGCCTCTCCCCGGTCGAGTTCGAGGTGCTGATGCGGCTCGCCCGCTCACCCGGCAACCAGCTGCGGATGACCGACCTCGCCGCGCAGACCTCACTGTCCACCAGCGGGGTGACCCGGGTGGTCGACCGGATGGAACGCGACGGCCTGCTCTGCCGCAGCGCGTGCCCCTCCGACCGGCGCAGCTCGTACGCGGTGGTCACGCGCGCCGGAATGGAACGGCTGGAGGAGACCCTCCCCGGGCACCTGCGGATCATCGAGCAGTGGTTCACCGGCCAGCTCGAACCGGCCGCGCTCGAGGCCCTGCTCGACGGCCTCCGTCGGGTACGCGACGCGGTCCATCCGGGCGCGACCGCCGGCAGCGCGCCAACCGAGGAGCCGGCGTCGGCCAACTGCTGA
- a CDS encoding YceI family protein yields the protein MTSSTESVTRDWNGLTIPAAGTYLLDAAHKRVGFVARHMMVSKVRGEFGDATATITVAEDPMQSSVTATIQAASIHTAMADRDAHLRSGDFLDVEAFPTLEFRSTGVKSWNGNQFILSGELTIKDVTRPVDLEVEFEGVGRSPFGQDIFGFSASTEIDREAFGLTWNVALERGGVLVGKKIKIEIEGEAIRQA from the coding sequence ATGACCAGCAGCACCGAATCGGTTACCCGCGACTGGAACGGCCTCACCATCCCGGCCGCCGGCACATACCTGCTGGACGCGGCTCACAAGCGGGTCGGCTTCGTCGCTCGCCACATGATGGTGAGCAAGGTACGCGGTGAGTTCGGCGACGCGACCGCCACGATCACCGTCGCGGAGGACCCGATGCAGTCCTCCGTCACCGCCACCATCCAGGCGGCCAGCATCCACACCGCAATGGCTGACCGCGATGCGCACCTGCGCAGCGGGGACTTTCTGGACGTGGAGGCCTTCCCGACGCTGGAGTTTCGCAGCACCGGCGTGAAGTCCTGGAACGGTAACCAGTTCATCCTCTCCGGCGAGCTGACCATCAAGGACGTCACCCGTCCGGTGGACCTGGAGGTCGAGTTCGAGGGCGTCGGCCGCAGCCCGTTCGGTCAGGACATCTTCGGCTTCTCCGCCAGCACCGAGATCGACCGCGAGGCCTTCGGCCTCACCTGGAACGTCGCCCTGGAGCGCGGCGGCGTCCTGGTCGGCAAGAAGATCAAGATCGAGATCGAGGGCGAGGCCATCCGCCAGGCCTGA